TTAATTTTTTTCCAGCGACTAAATCGCCTGGATTGTAAAGTGGTTTCATACTTTCATTGTCCACAGAGCAGATCAAATGCTCAGGGTAATTTTTTTTAAAAATCGCTAATTCTTCTTTAATATCCTTATTTTCTATGGAGTAATGTGGTTTTTTCTCATTAATAAAATTTTTAGATAAGGATTTAAATTTTTCATAATTGAGTTTAGAAAGCTTACTGGAATCGATAACGCAAGGTGCTTCACCATATCCTGTGAGTAACCAAATGGTTGAACAATCTATCCCCTCTGCACCGATTGCTTGACAGACTTTTCGTGCACCACGTTCAGAAAGATTGCTATAACCTTGTTCCCAATAATTAATAGTGGTTGTACCTAAATTACAAAGTTGAGCAAACTCTTTCATTGAAAGATGAGACATTTTCCGTAAATACTTGAGCCGTTGAGCACGTTCTTTATTAATCAGTTGATCACTTGACTTTTTTTCTTTAGTCGATTTACGATTTTTATTCATTACCTTCCTTTACTAAAGTTGACAAATATTATCTATTTAGATAATATTTGGTCGTTATAAGAGACTCATTCATAGAGATAGTTCTTTAATCAAGGTGTTTTATTTATGTAAATTTTTTTGTATTTAAATAGCTTAATAGCCTTCATTTAAATAGGTTAATAGTACCGATTAAGATAAATTGTCTTAAAAATCCCTTATTAAGGATTTTTATAGATTAACCCAATTTTTTGGTTAATAATTAACCATAATCTATTATATTTTGTAAAAATGCATCTTTTTTTAAGAACACATTAAATAACAAAGGTGTATATTAACCATATTTAACCAAATTTGACACCTAACCCTTGTTATTCTATTAAACATATCACTTTTTGAAAAGAGTTACATTTTATAGTTTAATTTTTAATTCATTTAAAAAAAAGTATAAGGTGCGTATGAAAGAATTATTAAGTCATTGTTAAATTATAGGGAGAAGGACGATGTCCATTTTAAAACTACGAACCCATCTCGTTGAGAAAATTAAATCATTTGGAAATAATTTTCATCCGATTTTTAAAAACGCTACTGAAGAAAATTTATATAAAAGGATAGATCAATCCAGTCGAATTTTATCAATAGATGATAATAAAATTTGTCAGAAGATTAATGTTAATCAACTTCAGAAGTGGGGTTGCTTTGTAGAATGTGTCTATTCTGCCCGTCAAGCATTAGAAAAATTGTCTTCTCCTTACGAAATGATACTTTTAGATCTTAATTTACCGGATTGCAGTACGGATATTTTTATTCATTTGATTCGTAGTGATGAAGGAAATTGTAATCACAAAGCGCCTATTGTCTTAACAAGTAGTTGGTTGAATGATGCTTATAAAAAACACTATTTAGCATTAGGCGTTAATGAAGTCTATATAAAGCCAATGAACGAGAAAGATTTTGAAAGAATTCTACAAAATTATAAGATGATTAATTAAAGAAGATAGCTTTAGCGTACGATGAATAAAAGAATGAAAATTTTTGTTAAACGGTAGCGATTAATTGGCCATCTTCTATACGTAAAATTTTGTCTAATCGGTTCGCAAGTGCGTGATCATGTGTCACAATGACTAAGCTGGTATTAAATTCTGCATTAAGCTCAAGTAAGGTCTGGTAGACTTGCTCAGCGGTATAGCGATCAAGATTGCCTGTGGGTTCATCCGCTAATAGACAAAGCGGATTATTGATCAATGCTCTTGCAATAGCCGTGCGTTGACGTTCGCCTCCCGATAATTCACCGAGCTTATGATGTTGACGATGTGAAAGTCCCACTTTTTTTAATAAAGTCAGTGATTTTTTCTCAGCAAGTGTCGGTTTAACGTGAGCGAGTAGTAAGGGAATACATACATTTTCGAGTACGGTAAACTCGGGTAATAAGTGATGGAATTGATAAATGAAACCAAGATACCGATTACGTAAATGACTGCGTTGATTTTCTGTTAATTCAGCGAGATTTTGTCCTGCCAGAAAAACTTCACCGGAACTGGGTTGATCTAAACCACCTAATAAATGCAAAAGCGTACTTTTTCCTGCGCCTGAAGGACCAATGATAGCAATACGATCACGTGCATAGACCGAAAAATTGATAGGTTTAAGGACATTGACGTAGAGAGAACCATCATGGAACGTTTTACTTAATTGAGAGCAACTTAAAACCGGTAGGGTTGGTTTGGTCGCTAATTTATTCATAACGGAGTGCCTCTGCAGGGAGTGTTCGTGCAGCCTTTAACGCGGGATAGAGCGTAGCTAACAAACTCATACTCAGCGCCGCGATACAAATATGAATGATATCCGCTGTTTCAATTTTTGAAGGCAATTTGTCAACGAAAAAATAAACATTCGAAGCAAGAATTTGCACGTGAAAGGTATGTTCAATAAAGCTTAAGAGAGCGCTCACTTGAGAAGCGAGGCCAATTCCAGCGATTACGCCCAATACAGTGCCCACGAAACCAATCACACAGCCTTGGATCATAAAAATACTTAAAATGGTTCCTGGTGTTGCCCCTAAGGTACGCAGAATAGCGATATCAGATTGTTTATCCGTGACCACCATCATTAATGATGACACTAAATTAAACGCTGAAATAGCAATGAGTAATAATAGGATAAAAAACATCATTCTTTTTTCTAAAGAAATAGCATAGATCAAACTTCCAAACGTATGGGTCCAATCCAGTGCCGTATAAGTCGGGGGTAATAATTGATTCAGTGCACTGGAAACCTGTGGTGCAGCAAAAAGATCATCCAATTTTAGTCGTAAGCCGGTTACACCTTGATTTAATTGAAACAATGTTTGTGCATCTTTTAATGCGATATAAGCCATGCTTGTTTCAAAACCAAAACTTCGACCCACACGAAAAATTCCACTCACCGTAAACGTTTTAAAACGAGGGATAAGACCAACCGGTGTTAAGCTGACACGAGGTGTGATGATATTGACTTTATCGCCAATTTGAATCCCTAACATTAAGGCTAATTCTTCACCGAGTACAATGTTGTAATGACCCGGTTCTAAATTAAAATGACCTTCTATTATTTTATGAGGAATTTCAGAAACATTTTTTTCTAGATGAGGAAGTACACCGGTTATCATAATCGGATGAGATTGTCCTTGATCGACGAGCATCCCTTGTCCAGAAACGTAAGGAGCACTCGCAATGACATGTGGTTGATGAGATATTTTTCGAATTAATGACGTCAGTTGAGTAATCGGTTCACCCTGGGTTGTTGTGATAGTGACTTGCGTTGCCATATTAAAGATACGATGGGAAATCGCATCATCAAAGCCGTTCATAACGGACAAAACAGTAATTAACACCATGACGCCCAATGCAATACCAATCATTGATGTCAGTGAAATAAACGAGATAAAATGATTGCGCTTCTTTGCACGGGTATAACGCAAGCCGATGTATAAAGCGATAGGACGAAACACTAAAAAAACCTATTCTATTACATTTACATTGTTGATGTAATATACCATTCAGCGGGAAGAATGCGAATTTTTAGGACAAAGAAAAAATAGGATGATCATCGTGAATGTCAAATGGAGGAGGTTTTTGTTGAATGATCCATAGCGACGATCGCATGAAATCCACCGTCAACATGCACAATTTCTCCGGTAATGCCAGAAGCCATGTCCGAACAAAGGAAAGCAGCTGTATTACCCACTTGCTCTATGGTCGTGTTTTGGCGCAGCGGTGTAACAGCAGCATTATACGCCAAAATTTTTCGAAAACCTGAGATGCCCGATGCCGCTAGCGTACGAATCGGTCCTGCTGAGATAGCATTGACACGGATGCGTTGAGGCCCTAGGCTGTTCGCAAGATAACGAACATTGGCTTCTAAACTTGCTTTCGCTAAGCCCATAATATTGTAATTTTGCAGTGCTTTTTCAGCACCTAAGTAGCTGAGTGTTAAAATAGCGCCTCCGTGGGGAAGATTTTTCATCATCGGAAACGCGGCTTTGGCTAAAGCGCCTAAACTGTAACTACTAATGTCATGTGCGATCCTAAATCCTTCGCGATTTATATTTTCAAAATAATCGCCTTTTAATTGATCGGTCGGTGCATACGCAACGGAATGAATTAAACTATCCAGCCCATCCCAATGGACATTCAGTTGTTTAAAAAGTTCAGTAATATCGCTGTCTCGGCTCACATCACAGGGAATCACGATATCCGAGTTAAAATCCTTATTCGCCATTTTTGTGACACGATCTTTTAATTTCTCACCTTGATAGGTAAAAGCAAGCTGGGCGCCTTCACGATGCATTGCTTCAGCAATACCATAAGCGATGGACCGATCACTGGCTAAACCAACGATTAATGCGCATTTATCGTTTAACAGACCCATGGTTTCCCTCTTTGTTTTTAAGGCTAAAATGATTTAATAGTTCGCGGATTTTTGCTTTGATAAGTTCAATGGCAATTCGATTTTCCCCTCCTCGAGGAACAATGATGTCTGCATAATGCTTTGAAGGCTCTATGAATTGAGAATACATCGGACGAACCGTTTGTTGATATTGCCTTAATACGGCTTCAATATCTCTTCCTCGTTCAATGACATCACGCTGGATGCGGCGGCTCAAACAAACATCTAAAGGGGTATCCATATAAATACAGATATCCATCAATTCTCTTAAATTAATTTCAGCAAAAAGTAAAATGCCTTCTAAAACAATAATGTTATGCGGTCCTAGACGTCGTGTTTCTTGTTCACGAATATGCAACGTATGATTATAAATAGGAATTTCTGCCGATTGGCCCGCTTGTAATTGTTTAAGATGTTCGATAAGTAGGTCGTGATCGAATGCATCAGGATGGTCATAATTATTTTCTAAACGTTTCTCAAAAGCAAGGGTGCTGTTATCTTTATAATAAGAATCTTCGGAAATAACAGCAACTTGCTCAGAGCCTAATTCTTTGACGATGGTATGGGCCAATAAACTTTTACCCGAAGCTGAAGCGCCGGCGATACCGATGATGATACAACGTTGCGTCATAGGTTTTTCGTATTTAATAAATGTTCGTAAGTTAGCAGGTTTTTTAAAAAAGGTAAATGGCGCCAACGTTCCTATAAAATGAATACAGGGATCATGAACCAATAAAAGGGATTGAAAATCACTTTATGAACACGATTTGTCGTTTGAAAAATGTTTCATCGGAT
The DNA window shown above is from Rickettsiella grylli and carries:
- a CDS encoding helix-turn-helix domain-containing protein, which encodes MNKNRKSTKEKKSSDQLINKERAQRLKYLRKMSHLSMKEFAQLCNLGTTTINYWEQGYSNLSERGARKVCQAIGAEGIDCSTIWLLTGYGEAPCVIDSSKLSKLNYEKFKSLSKNFINEKKPHYSIENKDIKEELAIFKKNYPEHLICSVDNESMKPLYNPGDLVAGKKLTGKNKELAHGADCIVELKNKELIIRRIKIAHAAESFDLFVINSETSLEFPPLRNISVVSLAPIIRIWKPVKF
- a CDS encoding enoyl-ACP reductase FabI, which encodes MGLLNDKCALIVGLASDRSIAYGIAEAMHREGAQLAFTYQGEKLKDRVTKMANKDFNSDIVIPCDVSRDSDITELFKQLNVHWDGLDSLIHSVAYAPTDQLKGDYFENINREGFRIAHDISSYSLGALAKAAFPMMKNLPHGGAILTLSYLGAEKALQNYNIMGLAKASLEANVRYLANSLGPQRIRVNAISAGPIRTLAASGISGFRKILAYNAAVTPLRQNTTIEQVGNTAAFLCSDMASGITGEIVHVDGGFHAIVAMDHSTKTSSI
- the lolD gene encoding lipoprotein-releasing ABC transporter ATP-binding protein LolD, whose product is MNKLATKPTLPVLSCSQLSKTFHDGSLYVNVLKPINFSVYARDRIAIIGPSGAGKSTLLHLLGGLDQPSSGEVFLAGQNLAELTENQRSHLRNRYLGFIYQFHHLLPEFTVLENVCIPLLLAHVKPTLAEKKSLTLLKKVGLSHRQHHKLGELSGGERQRTAIARALINNPLCLLADEPTGNLDRYTAEQVYQTLLELNAEFNTSLVIVTHDHALANRLDKILRIEDGQLIATV
- a CDS encoding lipoprotein-releasing ABC transporter permease subunit; translation: MFRPIALYIGLRYTRAKKRNHFISFISLTSMIGIALGVMVLITVLSVMNGFDDAISHRIFNMATQVTITTTQGEPITQLTSLIRKISHQPHVIASAPYVSGQGMLVDQGQSHPIMITGVLPHLEKNVSEIPHKIIEGHFNLEPGHYNIVLGEELALMLGIQIGDKVNIITPRVSLTPVGLIPRFKTFTVSGIFRVGRSFGFETSMAYIALKDAQTLFQLNQGVTGLRLKLDDLFAAPQVSSALNQLLPPTYTALDWTHTFGSLIYAISLEKRMMFFILLLLIAISAFNLVSSLMMVVTDKQSDIAILRTLGATPGTILSIFMIQGCVIGFVGTVLGVIAGIGLASQVSALLSFIEHTFHVQILASNVYFFVDKLPSKIETADIIHICIAALSMSLLATLYPALKAARTLPAEALRYE
- a CDS encoding response regulator, with the protein product MSILKLRTHLVEKIKSFGNNFHPIFKNATEENLYKRIDQSSRILSIDDNKICQKINVNQLQKWGCFVECVYSARQALEKLSSPYEMILLDLNLPDCSTDIFIHLIRSDEGNCNHKAPIVLTSSWLNDAYKKHYLALGVNEVYIKPMNEKDFERILQNYKMIN
- the udk gene encoding uridine kinase yields the protein MTQRCIIIGIAGASASGKSLLAHTIVKELGSEQVAVISEDSYYKDNSTLAFEKRLENNYDHPDAFDHDLLIEHLKQLQAGQSAEIPIYNHTLHIREQETRRLGPHNIIVLEGILLFAEINLRELMDICIYMDTPLDVCLSRRIQRDVIERGRDIEAVLRQYQQTVRPMYSQFIEPSKHYADIIVPRGGENRIAIELIKAKIRELLNHFSLKNKEGNHGSVKR